The Hyalangium ruber genome includes a window with the following:
- a CDS encoding SAVED domain-containing protein, protein MNQKNLQPPKGLILLSQPEQLRIEPAQMVDALPETFRTLHHPVVELDLAEFAREAIQTLDWSKVQRALEEQFHQHLAPLRTKHPDYPIVYFGSAPIPLAVQLGFLIETWQQVMIIPHHHTRRLWAWVPEPGRPSTRLLPVSMPSERDRSPGEAVIRVSTSHVVDPQVTRRAVPDALLEVDITLEHPSEDAFTREEEMLEVAKAFRETLNDIGDRFQGIHRVHLFASVQPGMALLLGAQISKTMHPPVQTYQYARHAQTGPYHVPAVVVNRQPQPEPAPLTSEEQTRASADREYLARDLDRMNGLAARWKSSSAKGWIEGLLAEFGKQPDFSGPWKHLPTLIDTPLLRTKVDVPTGVVEDSFRLAPPNNHWQIDDRWLARLARRLPDASDRQRALRLLVLHELAHRGPQSLTRTSSREIGRFPKVLEEIDFQADVWAMLHEYELTRLLNPSQVEDAPKFFMGLVRVATEGMWAFDDNGPAMREIQIRRLNRYLIWYWEYLHLERLDARSAGGSLKAVLSILAQRPTIELAGPTILTHDGRVFFALEPGRVRAPELAIYHEGQLRRHGPRPDFPIDALLEGVRERDGAKILDSLRGAFEQTVR, encoded by the coding sequence ATGAACCAGAAGAACCTACAGCCTCCGAAGGGGCTCATCCTGCTCTCCCAGCCAGAGCAACTGCGCATTGAGCCCGCGCAGATGGTCGATGCGCTGCCAGAAACCTTTCGGACTCTCCACCACCCCGTAGTCGAGCTTGATCTCGCGGAATTCGCCCGGGAAGCCATCCAGACCCTGGACTGGAGCAAGGTACAACGCGCCCTAGAGGAGCAATTCCACCAGCACCTGGCTCCATTGCGGACCAAGCACCCCGATTATCCGATTGTCTACTTTGGTTCGGCGCCCATTCCGCTCGCCGTCCAGTTGGGGTTTCTCATCGAGACTTGGCAGCAGGTGATGATCATCCCTCATCACCATACCCGGCGGCTTTGGGCCTGGGTACCAGAGCCTGGCAGGCCGTCCACTCGCCTCCTACCTGTCTCCATGCCTTCCGAGCGAGACCGCTCACCAGGGGAGGCGGTCATCCGAGTCTCCACCTCCCATGTCGTCGATCCACAGGTGACACGTAGAGCCGTGCCGGATGCTCTGCTCGAGGTCGACATTACGCTGGAGCATCCCTCCGAGGATGCGTTCACCCGAGAGGAGGAGATGCTGGAGGTAGCAAAGGCGTTCCGCGAGACCTTGAACGACATCGGCGATCGCTTCCAGGGCATCCATCGGGTTCACTTGTTTGCCTCGGTCCAGCCAGGGATGGCGCTCTTGCTTGGCGCGCAGATCAGCAAGACGATGCACCCTCCCGTCCAGACCTACCAGTATGCGCGCCATGCGCAGACCGGGCCGTACCACGTGCCCGCCGTGGTGGTGAACAGGCAGCCTCAGCCGGAGCCAGCACCACTGACTTCCGAAGAGCAGACTCGAGCCAGCGCCGACCGCGAGTACTTGGCGCGGGATCTCGATCGGATGAATGGCTTGGCGGCACGATGGAAGTCTTCTTCGGCCAAGGGCTGGATCGAAGGGTTGCTGGCAGAGTTCGGAAAACAGCCGGACTTCAGCGGCCCCTGGAAGCACCTTCCAACCCTGATTGACACGCCCCTTCTCCGGACGAAGGTAGATGTGCCCACGGGAGTCGTCGAAGACAGCTTCCGCCTCGCTCCTCCCAACAACCACTGGCAAATCGATGACCGATGGCTGGCACGGCTCGCCCGCAGATTGCCGGATGCTTCGGATCGCCAGCGCGCTCTGCGCCTGCTGGTGCTGCATGAACTCGCCCACCGTGGGCCGCAGAGCCTTACGCGCACATCGAGCCGGGAGATTGGGCGCTTCCCGAAGGTTCTTGAGGAGATCGACTTCCAGGCCGACGTGTGGGCGATGCTCCACGAGTATGAGCTGACGCGCTTGCTCAATCCTAGCCAGGTCGAGGACGCGCCGAAGTTCTTCATGGGACTGGTACGTGTCGCCACCGAGGGAATGTGGGCCTTTGACGACAACGGCCCTGCGATGCGGGAAATCCAAATCCGACGCCTCAACCGCTACCTCATCTGGTACTGGGAGTACCTACACTTGGAGCGCCTAGACGCACGCAGCGCAGGAGGCTCGCTCAAGGCTGTCCTCTCCATACTCGCGCAACGCCCAACGATCGAGCTAGCGGGTCCCACCATCCTCACTCATGACGGGCGCGTCTTCTTCGCCCTCGAACCCGGACGTGTAAGGGCTCCTGAGCTCGCCATCTATCATGAAGGGCAGCTGCGCCGGCATGGACCGCGTCCAGACTTCCCCATCGACGCACTGCTCGAGGGAGTCCGCGAGCGCGACGGAGCGAAGATCCTCGATTCCTTGCGCGGAGCCTTCGAGCAGACGGTGCGCTGA
- a CDS encoding nucleotidyltransferase translates to MSLQPLFRRFHETIQLKQYEENAELRQKRDIILERLRDKLRPRTFEPFNQGSYAMGTGIKPIDRDYDIDIGIVFDLDHLKNDPVTVKGWVYEAVVGHTTSVEWRRPCITVNYQQGREPKYHVDLAVMARDSRGTLRLALGKQHSQADQREWQVDDRQGFIEAVKNRFNGEDGFQFRRVIRYLKRWKDEHFSNEGRAAPSGLSLTVAAYRWFAPKKSSTYQGVEYDDLAATTALVGAMRQNFQTTWDLTLGRSIHRLSLQFTHAPHDDVLARMTNQQMEEFYGRIEKLSGWLEDARKRQSAEPLQRAFGSDFPVS, encoded by the coding sequence ATGTCCTTGCAGCCCTTGTTCCGGCGGTTCCACGAAACCATTCAGCTCAAGCAGTACGAAGAGAACGCGGAGCTCCGCCAGAAGCGCGACATCATTCTCGAGCGGCTCCGCGACAAGCTCCGACCGAGGACTTTCGAGCCGTTCAATCAGGGCAGCTATGCCATGGGCACGGGCATCAAACCCATCGATCGTGACTACGACATCGACATCGGGATCGTCTTCGATCTGGACCACCTGAAGAACGATCCCGTCACCGTGAAGGGATGGGTATACGAAGCCGTGGTCGGCCACACCACGAGCGTGGAATGGCGGCGCCCGTGCATTACTGTGAACTACCAGCAGGGCCGCGAGCCCAAATACCACGTCGACTTGGCTGTCATGGCAAGAGACTCCCGGGGCACGCTGCGGCTGGCGCTGGGCAAGCAGCACTCCCAAGCGGATCAGCGCGAGTGGCAGGTTGATGATCGGCAGGGCTTCATTGAGGCGGTCAAGAACCGCTTCAACGGCGAAGACGGCTTCCAGTTCCGCCGCGTGATTCGTTACTTGAAGCGGTGGAAGGACGAGCATTTTTCCAACGAGGGGCGCGCCGCGCCCTCCGGGCTGAGCCTCACCGTCGCCGCCTATCGGTGGTTTGCCCCCAAGAAGAGCAGCACTTACCAGGGCGTTGAGTATGACGACCTGGCAGCGACGACAGCTCTGGTGGGTGCGATGCGCCAGAACTTCCAGACGACATGGGACCTTACGCTCGGCAGGTCTATCCACCGCCTCTCTCTGCAGTTCACCCATGCGCCTCACGATGACGTGCTGGCGCGCATGACCAACCAGCAGATGGAGGAGTTCTATGGGCGGATCGAGAAGCTGAGCGGGTGGCTTGAAGATGCCCGGAAGCGACAGAGCGCTGAGCCCCTCCAGCGCGCCTTCGGAAGTGATTTCCCCGTTTCATGA
- a CDS encoding sigma-70 family RNA polymerase sigma factor, with protein sequence MSREALSKMSFEELLQRARAGEASAFDELFRRSKPTLDKWATRRRGWPPPGGARPSDISQDSSLLVLRGFSSFRGGTAGEWFGWLKKIFRNHLTQASRAAHSQKREAPGFVSIDSAEAAKTASRDRTPSQLTARREEWHRLFVCIHELPKDERTAIKLHHLKELSVAEIARHMERTESSVTGLLYRGWKRVQTRMNEEQDSGTGDLGEAAMAFMAYLRLRDSSEEVDLEAFIARHPTCADELRDMIHWIERLQTYRPSK encoded by the coding sequence ATGAGTCGCGAAGCGTTGTCGAAGATGTCTTTCGAGGAGTTGCTCCAGCGCGCGCGTGCCGGAGAGGCGAGTGCGTTCGACGAGCTCTTCCGCCGCAGTAAGCCAACGCTCGACAAGTGGGCTACCCGGCGCCGTGGTTGGCCGCCGCCGGGCGGCGCTCGTCCCTCGGACATCTCGCAGGATAGCTCCTTGCTCGTGCTTCGCGGGTTCTCCAGTTTCAGGGGAGGCACTGCAGGGGAGTGGTTTGGCTGGCTCAAGAAGATCTTTCGCAACCACCTGACACAGGCGAGCAGGGCCGCGCACAGTCAGAAACGCGAGGCTCCAGGCTTCGTGTCGATAGACAGCGCGGAGGCAGCCAAGACCGCCTCTCGCGATAGGACCCCAAGCCAGCTCACCGCGCGCCGGGAGGAGTGGCACAGGCTATTCGTGTGTATCCACGAACTCCCAAAGGATGAGCGCACGGCCATCAAGCTCCACCACCTGAAAGAACTCTCAGTTGCTGAGATCGCCCGCCACATGGAGAGGACAGAGTCGTCCGTGACTGGGCTCCTGTACCGAGGTTGGAAGCGGGTACAGACTCGAATGAACGAGGAACAGGATTCGGGCACAGGGGACCTGGGAGAGGCAGCAATGGCCTTCATGGCCTATCTCCGGCTGCGCGACTCTAGTGAGGAAGTGGACCTTGAGGCGTTCATTGCCAGGCATCCGACGTGTGCGGACGAACTGCGCGACATGATCCATTGGATCGAGAGACTGCAGACATATCGACCGTCGAAGTAG
- a CDS encoding serine/threonine-protein kinase codes for MLSPGTLIGDYKLIRHVATGAMSEVYAGRHVANGPLVAVKLLSPELCVDAELVARFRNEAHMLERLRHARIITVFASGVLTEGPPYMVLEWLPMDLHQALSRAAAALPPQRALTVARQLAEALGELHRHGIVHRDLKPSNVLLAEDGSSLWNVKLADLGLAKELADGPQAVTALASSAQHVSTGRGALLGTWDYMAPEQWIQTKGVDSKVDVYALGVLLFQMLTGQLPFIAEQQKDLMYFHLFEDPPLDQLKGLVPADTRALVARMLDKKPSQRPSMREFLDCSTPAQ; via the coding sequence ATGCTTTCGCCCGGTACGCTCATCGGTGATTACAAGCTGATTCGCCATGTGGCGACTGGAGCAATGAGCGAGGTATACGCGGGTCGACACGTAGCCAATGGGCCTCTCGTAGCAGTAAAGCTCTTGTCCCCTGAGCTGTGTGTCGATGCAGAGTTGGTCGCGCGGTTCCGGAACGAGGCGCACATGCTCGAGCGCCTGCGACATGCACGCATCATCACGGTTTTCGCGAGTGGAGTCCTGACGGAAGGGCCACCCTATATGGTCTTGGAGTGGCTCCCCATGGATCTCCACCAAGCCCTCTCCCGCGCGGCAGCTGCGCTACCTCCACAAAGGGCGCTCACTGTCGCCCGGCAACTGGCGGAGGCCCTGGGCGAGTTGCACAGACATGGCATTGTCCATCGCGACCTGAAGCCCTCGAACGTGCTGCTAGCTGAGGACGGTTCTTCTCTCTGGAATGTGAAGCTGGCTGATCTCGGACTCGCCAAGGAGCTGGCTGACGGCCCTCAGGCGGTAACAGCCCTCGCATCCTCGGCGCAGCACGTCTCGACGGGCCGAGGAGCACTCCTGGGAACATGGGATTACATGGCACCTGAGCAGTGGATTCAAACCAAGGGCGTCGACTCCAAAGTGGATGTCTACGCGCTAGGCGTCCTTCTGTTCCAGATGCTGACGGGCCAGCTCCCCTTCATCGCCGAGCAGCAGAAGGATCTGATGTACTTCCATTTGTTCGAGGATCCCCCTCTGGATCAGCTCAAGGGCCTCGTTCCTGCTGATACTCGTGCGCTCGTCGCGCGGATGCTCGACAAGAAGCCCTCCCAGCGCCCATCAATGCGAGAGTTCTTGGATTGCAGTACCCCCGCTCAATAA